Proteins encoded in a region of the Puniceibacterium sp. IMCC21224 genome:
- a CDS encoding FMN-binding glutamate synthase family protein: MKHLATLDRYATLFGCALIAILCLVASLWSGWMLIPLVIFVALTLLGFHDLRQTSHSILRNYPVMGHMRFLFEGVRPEIRQYLIESDQDEEPFSRDSRALVYQRAKGVEDKRPFGTRKRVYDAGYSWLTHSIAPKHLDNSDFRVRIGNPACSQPYDASLYNISAMSFGSLSANAIQALNTGAKLGGFAHDTGEGSVSRYHKAGGGDLIYQVASGYFGARAADGTFDRDKFRETASLDQIKMIELKLSQGAKPGHGGMLPASKISPEIAEARGIPMGIDCVSPAGHSAFSTPLEMMRFIGDLRDLSGGKPVGFKLCIGHRREFMCIVKAMLETGIVPDFIVVDGTEGGTGAAPLEFSNHVGMPMNEGLTFVHNTLLGAGLRDQVKIGAAGKITSAFDIARALALGADWCNAARGFMFAIGCIQAQACHTNHCPVGVATQDPLRQRALDVGDKSLRVARFHTNTLKALGEMAGAAGLDDPRAFLPRHFMTRQSDNQMVTGDEAFPYMPAGFLINGSGDDKGYTERWARADAASFSPKD, from the coding sequence ATGAAACACCTCGCCACTCTGGACCGCTATGCAACGCTCTTTGGCTGCGCCCTGATCGCAATTCTGTGCCTTGTCGCCAGCTTGTGGTCGGGTTGGATGCTGATCCCTCTCGTCATCTTTGTGGCGTTGACGCTGCTGGGGTTTCACGACCTGCGCCAAACCAGCCATTCGATTCTGCGCAACTATCCGGTGATGGGTCATATGCGGTTCCTGTTCGAAGGTGTGCGCCCCGAGATCCGCCAATACCTGATCGAAAGCGATCAGGATGAGGAACCGTTCAGCCGCGATTCCCGCGCGCTGGTCTATCAGCGGGCCAAAGGGGTCGAGGACAAGCGCCCCTTTGGCACCCGCAAGCGGGTATACGATGCCGGATATTCCTGGTTGACCCACTCCATCGCGCCCAAGCATCTCGACAACAGCGATTTCCGGGTTCGGATCGGCAATCCCGCCTGTTCACAGCCCTACGATGCCTCGCTGTACAATATCTCGGCGATGAGCTTTGGATCGTTGTCGGCAAACGCGATTCAGGCGTTGAACACTGGCGCCAAGCTGGGTGGCTTTGCCCATGACACTGGCGAAGGATCAGTCAGTCGTTATCACAAGGCTGGCGGCGGCGATCTGATCTATCAGGTCGCGTCGGGCTATTTTGGCGCACGGGCGGCAGACGGCACCTTTGACCGCGACAAGTTCCGCGAGACGGCGTCGCTGGATCAGATCAAGATGATCGAACTCAAGCTAAGTCAGGGCGCCAAGCCCGGCCATGGCGGTATGCTGCCTGCCTCAAAGATATCGCCCGAGATTGCCGAGGCGCGGGGGATTCCGATGGGGATCGACTGTGTATCGCCCGCCGGGCATTCGGCGTTTTCGACTCCGCTGGAGATGATGCGATTCATCGGTGACCTGCGCGATCTGTCGGGGGGAAAACCCGTCGGTTTCAAGCTGTGTATCGGGCATCGCCGGGAATTCATGTGCATCGTCAAGGCGATGCTCGAGACCGGGATCGTCCCCGATTTTATCGTCGTCGATGGCACCGAGGGCGGCACAGGCGCAGCCCCACTGGAATTTTCCAACCATGTCGGTATGCCGATGAACGAGGGGCTGACGTTCGTACACAACACCCTGCTTGGCGCGGGGCTGCGCGATCAGGTCAAGATCGGGGCGGCAGGCAAGATCACATCGGCCTTTGACATCGCAAGGGCGCTGGCACTGGGGGCGGATTGGTGCAACGCGGCGCGTGGCTTTATGTTCGCCATCGGCTGCATTCAGGCGCAGGCCTGTCACACCAACCACTGCCCGGTCGGCGTGGCCACGCAGGACCCTCTGCGTCAACGAGCGCTGGACGTGGGCGACAAAAGCCTGCGTGTCGCCCGGTTCCACACCAACACCCTCAAGGCGCTGGGGGAAATGGCGGGGGCTGCCGGTCTGGACGATCCCCGCGCCTTTCTACCGCGGCATTTCATGACACGGCAGTCGGACAATCAGATGGTCACCGGAGACGAGGCGTTTCCCTACATGCCAGCCGGGTTCCTGATCAACGGGTCTGGCGATGACAAGGGGTACACCGAACGCTGGGCGCGGGCTGACGCCGCCAGTTTTTCGCCCAAGGACTAA
- a CDS encoding cupin domain-containing protein: MDIGRRLKTLRNANGFSQRELAKRAGVTNGLISMIEQNRSSPSIASLKRILDAVPMTFSEFFSNDLPDEPGDTMIFRAHELREINPAEALNLPRDAARLLSLRQVGDAARHTIQMLRETYSPGADTGPELYSHAAEEAGIIIEGEIELTVGDRTSTLGAGDAYIFDSRTPHRFRNSGEARCVLISACTPATF; the protein is encoded by the coding sequence ATGGATATTGGTCGGCGCCTAAAAACCCTGCGCAACGCGAACGGATTCTCGCAGCGCGAACTGGCCAAACGGGCGGGGGTGACAAACGGCCTGATTTCGATGATCGAACAGAATCGATCCAGCCCGTCAATCGCCTCGCTCAAGCGGATTCTGGATGCGGTTCCGATGACATTTTCCGAGTTTTTTTCCAACGACCTGCCGGACGAACCCGGCGACACGATGATCTTTCGCGCCCACGAGCTGCGAGAGATCAATCCGGCCGAGGCGCTGAACCTGCCGCGCGATGCCGCGCGACTATTGTCATTACGTCAGGTCGGCGACGCCGCGCGCCACACCATCCAGATGCTGCGGGAAACCTATTCGCCGGGGGCTGACACCGGACCCGAACTTTACAGCCACGCCGCAGAAGAGGCCGGCATCATCATTGAAGGTGAGATCGAACTGACAGTTGGCGACAGAACATCGACCCTTGGTGCAGGTGATGCCTATATCTTTGACAGTCGGACCCCACACCGGTTTCGCAATTCGGGTGAGGCGCGCTGCGTGTTGATCAGCGCCTGCACCCCCGCCACGTTCTGA
- a CDS encoding TAXI family TRAP transporter solute-binding subunit gives MTYLKSIALASGLLASTAAMAQEKFITIGTGGQTGVYFVVGQSICRLVNRNSAETGLKCTAPSTGGSIANINAIKAGDMDMGVAQSDWQYHAYNGSSQFEGDKFDKERAVFSVHSEPFTVIARKDANINSFDDLKGKRVNVGNPGSGQLATMEVVLDAKGWTMADFALASELKPAEQAAALGDNKVDAIIYTVGHPNGSIQEAVSTIEANLVPVQGEAIDKLIADNPFYATATIPGGMYAGTDDDVTTFGVKATFVTSADVPDDVVYEVVKAVFDNFDRFKKLHPAFENLKEEDMIKDGLSAPLHPGAVKYYTERGWM, from the coding sequence ATGACCTATCTCAAATCCATCGCCTTGGCCTCGGGGTTACTTGCCTCGACTGCTGCCATGGCGCAGGAAAAGTTCATCACCATCGGCACCGGTGGTCAGACCGGCGTGTATTTCGTCGTCGGCCAGTCGATCTGCCGTCTGGTGAACCGCAACAGCGCTGAGACCGGCCTGAAATGCACCGCCCCGTCGACCGGCGGCTCGATCGCCAACATCAACGCGATCAAGGCGGGTGACATGGACATGGGCGTCGCCCAGTCCGACTGGCAATACCACGCGTACAACGGCTCTTCGCAGTTTGAGGGCGACAAGTTCGACAAGGAACGCGCGGTGTTCTCGGTTCACTCCGAACCCTTTACCGTGATCGCCCGCAAGGATGCCAACATCAATTCCTTTGACGATCTCAAGGGGAAGCGCGTCAACGTCGGCAACCCCGGTTCCGGCCAGCTTGCCACGATGGAAGTGGTTCTCGACGCCAAGGGCTGGACCATGGCCGACTTCGCGCTCGCTTCCGAGCTGAAGCCCGCCGAACAAGCTGCTGCGCTGGGCGATAACAAGGTGGATGCGATCATCTACACCGTCGGCCACCCCAACGGATCGATCCAAGAAGCCGTATCCACCATCGAGGCCAACCTCGTGCCGGTGCAGGGCGAAGCCATCGACAAGCTGATCGCCGACAACCCGTTTTACGCGACAGCTACCATTCCGGGCGGCATGTATGCAGGCACGGACGACGATGTAACCACGTTCGGCGTCAAGGCGACATTTGTGACCTCGGCTGATGTTCCCGACGATGTGGTTTATGAAGTGGTCAAGGCAGTCTTTGACAATTTTGACCGCTTCAAAAAACTGCACCCGGCGTTCGAGAACCTCAAGGAAGAGGACATGATCAAGGACGGTCTGTCCGCGCCGCTGCATCCTGGCGCTGTGAAATACTACACCGAACGTGGCTGGATGTAA
- a CDS encoding TRAP transporter permease has translation MSDKDQQQAAAVEMEAAGHGGLSQNELDELVASSDTGGRSVAGPVGTFLMLVALAWSLFQLWFASPIPFIVGWGVFNDTEARSIHLAFAVFLAFAAFPATRTKFQLGLGILIPVILGVLFMMGAKDGSSIWWIPIVVIALVACIVLGSPKNKVPVWEWALAIIGAATALYLYVFYRDIAGRVGAPITQDFVVAVIGIMILLEATRRALGPALMIVASVFLMYTVLGPYMPGIIAHKGNNLSEIVNHQWITTEGVFGIALGVSTSFVFLFVLFGSLLDRAGAGNYFIQVAFSLMGHMKGGPAKAAVVSSAMTGLISGSSIANVVTTGTFTIPLMKKVGFSSEKAGAVEVASSVNGQIMPPVMGAAAFLMVEYVGIPYFDVVKHAFVPAVISYIALVYIVHLEALKAGMEGLPRAYTPKPIVQRLIGMAFIVAMICFLSFAVYYGMGWIRTLFPSTAGYIIFIGLSAVYVALLRVASKEAPLELDDPNAPVTSLPLPGPTIRSGLHYILPVVVLVWALMVDRLSPGLSAFWAASYMVFILLTQRPLMQMFRGESRLASDIKDGFHDLIDGLVTGARNMIGIGIATATAGIIVGAVSQTGVGSALADVVEVLSGGNIMAILLLTAVLSLILGMGLPTTANYIVVSALLAPVIVTLGQQNGLIVPLIAVHLFVFYFGIMADVTPPVGLASFAAAAVSGGDPIKTGVIAFFYSLRTAALPFLFIFNTELLLMNVTIAQGIFVFVVATIAMLLFAAATQGWFLAKNKVYESIALLLIAFTLFRPGFWMDMVFPPYSEEAPTEIAAAAEDVPAGDELRLRVSGVNDLGDPIEFVALLPIGEGATGEEKLENAGLAFRTEEDKMFIDDVAYGSVASDAGLDWDQEVLRVLKPVSTPSKYLMFIPALLLLALVVFLQRGRNEKSARQKAAA, from the coding sequence ATGTCGGACAAAGACCAACAGCAGGCCGCCGCCGTTGAAATGGAAGCCGCAGGCCACGGGGGCCTGAGCCAGAACGAGCTGGATGAGCTTGTTGCCTCCTCCGACACTGGCGGGCGCAGCGTTGCGGGCCCGGTCGGCACGTTTCTTATGTTGGTCGCGCTGGCTTGGTCGCTGTTCCAGCTCTGGTTCGCCTCGCCGATCCCGTTCATCGTCGGCTGGGGTGTCTTTAACGATACCGAGGCGCGCTCGATCCATCTGGCATTCGCGGTGTTTCTCGCCTTTGCTGCCTTTCCCGCCACACGTACAAAATTCCAGCTTGGGCTGGGCATTCTGATCCCGGTGATCCTTGGCGTGCTGTTCATGATGGGGGCCAAGGATGGATCGTCGATCTGGTGGATCCCGATTGTGGTGATCGCGCTGGTGGCCTGCATTGTGCTCGGTTCACCCAAGAATAAGGTGCCTGTCTGGGAATGGGCATTGGCGATCATTGGCGCTGCGACCGCGCTGTATCTCTATGTCTTTTACCGCGACATTGCCGGGCGGGTCGGTGCGCCGATCACGCAGGATTTTGTCGTCGCGGTTATCGGCATAATGATCCTGCTTGAGGCGACCCGCCGCGCATTGGGCCCCGCCCTGATGATCGTGGCCTCGGTGTTCCTGATGTACACGGTGCTTGGCCCGTATATGCCCGGCATCATCGCCCACAAGGGCAACAATCTGTCGGAAATCGTCAATCACCAGTGGATCACCACCGAAGGTGTGTTCGGCATCGCGCTGGGGGTTTCGACCAGTTTCGTATTCCTCTTTGTGTTGTTCGGCTCTTTGCTGGACCGCGCCGGGGCGGGCAATTATTTCATCCAGGTGGCGTTTTCGCTGATGGGTCATATGAAGGGCGGACCGGCCAAGGCGGCTGTCGTATCCTCAGCCATGACCGGCCTGATTTCGGGATCTAGCATTGCGAACGTCGTGACCACCGGCACATTCACCATTCCGCTGATGAAGAAGGTCGGCTTTAGCTCGGAAAAGGCCGGAGCCGTCGAAGTGGCAAGTTCGGTCAACGGCCAGATCATGCCGCCGGTGATGGGGGCTGCGGCCTTTCTCATGGTGGAATATGTCGGCATTCCGTATTTCGATGTCGTCAAACACGCGTTTGTCCCGGCGGTCATCTCGTATATTGCGCTGGTCTATATCGTCCATCTTGAGGCCCTCAAGGCCGGGATGGAGGGGCTGCCGCGCGCCTATACGCCCAAACCTATCGTTCAGCGTCTGATCGGCATGGCGTTTATCGTGGCGATGATCTGCTTTCTGTCGTTTGCAGTCTATTATGGCATGGGCTGGATCCGCACATTGTTCCCGTCAACGGCTGGGTACATCATCTTTATCGGCCTCAGCGCGGTTTATGTCGCTCTGCTGCGGGTCGCGTCAAAAGAGGCGCCACTGGAACTGGATGATCCGAACGCGCCGGTGACATCGCTGCCGCTGCCGGGGCCGACGATCCGTTCGGGTCTGCACTATATCCTGCCGGTTGTGGTGCTGGTTTGGGCATTGATGGTCGACCGTCTCTCGCCCGGCCTCTCGGCGTTTTGGGCGGCGAGCTATATGGTCTTTATCCTGCTGACCCAGCGTCCGCTGATGCAGATGTTCCGTGGCGAGAGCCGTTTGGCCAGCGATATCAAAGATGGCTTTCACGACCTGATCGACGGTCTTGTTACTGGTGCGCGCAACATGATAGGCATCGGCATCGCCACGGCGACCGCCGGTATCATCGTGGGCGCGGTCAGCCAGACCGGCGTCGGTTCAGCCCTTGCCGATGTGGTCGAGGTGTTGTCAGGCGGCAATATCATGGCGATCCTGTTGCTGACGGCGGTCCTGTCGCTGATCCTGGGGATGGGGTTGCCGACCACGGCGAACTATATCGTGGTTTCTGCGCTGCTTGCCCCGGTCATCGTGACGCTGGGCCAGCAGAATGGGTTGATTGTGCCGCTGATCGCTGTGCACCTCTTTGTGTTCTACTTTGGGATCATGGCGGATGTGACGCCACCTGTTGGCCTTGCCTCGTTTGCCGCTGCGGCCGTGTCTGGTGGCGACCCGATCAAGACCGGAGTGATCGCATTCTTCTATTCGCTACGCACCGCCGCGCTGCCATTCCTGTTCATCTTCAACACCGAACTGCTGCTGATGAACGTAACGATTGCGCAGGGTATATTTGTCTTTGTCGTCGCCACCATTGCTATGCTGCTTTTTGCTGCTGCGACGCAGGGCTGGTTCTTAGCCAAAAACAAGGTGTACGAGTCGATTGCCCTGTTGCTGATCGCCTTTACCCTGTTCCGGCCCGGTTTCTGGATGGATATGGTGTTCCCGCCCTATAGCGAAGAGGCTCCGACCGAAATCGCCGCTGCTGCTGAGGATGTTCCTGCGGGGGACGAGTTACGCCTGCGGGTGTCGGGGGTCAACGATCTGGGTGATCCGATCGAATTTGTGGCCCTGCTGCCCATCGGCGAAGGGGCCACGGGCGAGGAAAAGCTAGAGAATGCCGGTCTCGCCTTCCGTACCGAGGAGGACAAGATGTTCATTGACGATGTGGCTTATGGCTCAGTCGCGTCCGATGCCGGGCTGGATTGGGATCAAGAGGTACTGCGCGTGCTTAAACCTGTCAGCACGCCGTCGAAATACCTGATGTTCATTCCTGCGCTGCTTTTGCTGGCTCTGGTCGTGTTCCTGCAGCGCGGTCGCAACGAAAAGAGCGCGCGCCAGAAGGCGGCAGCCTAA
- a CDS encoding carbon-nitrogen hydrolase family protein, giving the protein MTPFAIAGVQMYVQALQPNVDGMIHRLDVLMARFPWTQMVLFSELAPYGPLDKYALPPENDTINLFCEAARRHRVWLIPGSMFLRGVDGLVRNTAVVINPDGQIVSRYAKMFPFRPYEAGITAGTDFCVFDVPDVGRFGLSICYDIWFPETTRQLTSMGAEVLLNPVLTGTTDRDAELAIARATAAQFQCYVFAVNGLGAGGVGKSIVVDPSATVLHQSAGQEDMFPIEVDLSMVRRQRETGMKGLGQVLKSFRDRSNDFPVYDRTSGSDAYLYTLGPLEIPQQGSRAGLHVPTGPEAQLVPDVAPTHDPQTAQINRPHGIQAVMGKTSSG; this is encoded by the coding sequence ATGACGCCTTTCGCAATTGCCGGTGTACAAATGTACGTCCAGGCCCTTCAGCCCAATGTAGATGGCATGATCCACCGGCTTGACGTGCTGATGGCCCGTTTTCCTTGGACCCAGATGGTCCTGTTCAGTGAACTGGCACCCTATGGCCCGCTGGATAAATATGCGCTGCCGCCGGAAAATGACACGATCAACCTGTTTTGCGAGGCGGCGCGCCGCCATCGCGTCTGGCTGATCCCCGGCTCGATGTTCCTGCGGGGCGTCGATGGCTTGGTGCGCAACACCGCCGTGGTGATCAACCCGGATGGCCAGATCGTCAGCCGCTATGCCAAGATGTTCCCGTTTCGCCCCTATGAGGCGGGGATCACGGCGGGTACCGATTTCTGCGTGTTTGACGTGCCGGATGTGGGCCGCTTTGGCCTGTCGATCTGCTACGATATCTGGTTCCCGGAAACCACACGGCAACTGACGTCGATGGGTGCCGAGGTCCTGTTGAACCCAGTGCTGACCGGCACCACCGACCGCGACGCCGAACTGGCAATTGCACGGGCCACTGCGGCGCAGTTCCAGTGCTACGTCTTTGCCGTCAATGGCCTTGGTGCCGGCGGTGTGGGCAAATCCATCGTCGTCGATCCCAGCGCCACCGTCCTGCACCAGTCCGCTGGCCAGGAGGACATGTTCCCGATCGAGGTCGATCTGTCGATGGTGCGCCGTCAGCGCGAAACCGGCATGAAGGGTCTTGGCCAGGTGCTGAAATCCTTTCGCGATCGGTCCAACGATTTTCCGGTCTACGATCGGACCAGTGGCTCGGATGCGTACCTGTACACGCTCGGGCCGCTTGAAATTCCGCAACAGGGTAGCCGCGCCGGTTTGCACGTGCCGACCGGTCCAGAGGCACAGCTAGTGCCCGATGTGGCGCCCACTCACGACCCTCAGACGGCTCAGATCAACCGGCCTCACGGGATCCAGGCGGTCATGGGGAAAACATCCAGCGGCTGA
- a CDS encoding aminotransferase class I/II-fold pyridoxal phosphate-dependent enzyme — protein sequence MQSVNEYYSAVQLRSDRWAALRETTDALAKGAPERQITALRKRATALFDALAVIEPYWAFPGMSAFEHMRRQFEHGKFEDVAFSVHRALRALTSGAYRRRHVPLDRDSADHDEQDDEAMLPPEARALSKPYFEVLIVDNVNEHHERWLKKNVQSMRRPEDPFLYEAVVVPSLEDALIAVLFNHNIQAIVVRPGLVLKSKVAMPMIDRYLQNAADQGEIDGLKPEDFGPELCRLVAKVRPELDAYLVTERSVEDIAGLDLGICRRVFYNQEDFMELHLNILRGVQARNKTPFFTALVEYSKQPTGVFHAMPISRGKSITRSHWIQDMGAFYGPNIFLAETSATSGGLDSLLEPHGPIKEAQELASRAFGSKQTFFATNGTSTCNKIVVQALVRPGDIVLVDRDCHKSHHYGMVLAGAQVCYLDSYPLNEYSMYGAVPLHEIKKLLLDLKAAGKLDRVRMLLLTNCTFDGLVYNVERVMEECLAIKPDLVFLWDEAWFAFARFNPTYRGRTAMNAANNLRAKFRTDAHARAYDKQQAKLKDADDEVLLKTRLIPPPSARVRVYGTQSTHKTLTSLRQGSMIHVNDQDFKGEVEQSFHEAYMTHTSTSPNYQIIASLDVGRRQVELEGFEFVQRQIEAAMSMRRAITTHPLLQKYFKVLTAGDMIPETHRESGVQSYYDAEQGWTDLWDCWEMDEFVLDPTRVTLAVGGTGWDGDTFKTQILMDKYGIQINKTSRNTVLFMTNIGTTRSSVAYLIEVLVEIAKGLDDLLDDASLMERKGFDRRVRNLMEDLPPLPDFSRFHDAFRADNGTPEGDIRTAFFLSYDERNCDYLELDGSLKDAMDSGQEVVSASFIIPYPPGFPILVPGQVVSQEILSFMRALDVSEIHGYRADLGLRVFTKEALDVLVGAKLSTAAE from the coding sequence ATGCAGTCCGTTAACGAATATTACTCCGCCGTGCAGCTCAGGTCGGATCGGTGGGCCGCACTGCGCGAAACCACCGACGCTCTGGCCAAGGGGGCGCCGGAACGCCAGATCACCGCGCTCAGGAAACGCGCGACGGCGCTGTTTGATGCCCTGGCCGTGATCGAACCCTATTGGGCGTTTCCGGGCATGTCGGCGTTTGAACACATGCGCCGCCAGTTCGAGCATGGCAAATTCGAAGATGTTGCCTTTTCCGTGCATCGTGCGCTGCGCGCTCTGACCTCGGGCGCGTATCGGCGGCGGCATGTACCGCTGGACCGCGACTCGGCTGATCACGACGAACAGGACGACGAGGCGATGCTGCCGCCCGAAGCGCGCGCCCTGTCCAAACCCTATTTCGAAGTGCTGATCGTGGATAACGTCAACGAACATCACGAACGTTGGCTCAAAAAGAACGTCCAGAGTATGCGCCGCCCCGAAGATCCGTTTCTTTACGAGGCGGTTGTGGTGCCAAGCCTTGAGGATGCGCTGATTGCGGTGTTGTTCAACCATAATATTCAGGCGATTGTGGTGCGTCCGGGCCTTGTGCTGAAATCCAAGGTCGCGATGCCGATGATCGACCGCTATCTGCAAAACGCGGCCGATCAGGGCGAAATCGACGGACTCAAACCCGAGGATTTCGGTCCTGAACTGTGTCGGCTGGTGGCCAAAGTCCGTCCCGAGCTGGACGCCTATCTGGTCACCGAACGCTCGGTCGAGGATATCGCCGGACTCGATCTCGGGATTTGCCGCCGGGTGTTCTATAATCAAGAAGACTTCATGGAGCTGCACCTGAACATCCTTAGGGGGGTGCAGGCTCGCAACAAAACCCCGTTTTTCACCGCATTGGTCGAGTATTCGAAGCAGCCGACCGGCGTGTTCCACGCGATGCCGATTTCGCGCGGCAAATCGATCACCCGAAGTCACTGGATCCAGGACATGGGCGCCTTTTACGGCCCCAATATTTTCCTTGCTGAAACCTCGGCCACGTCCGGCGGGCTGGACAGTCTGCTTGAACCGCACGGCCCGATCAAAGAGGCGCAGGAACTGGCCAGCCGCGCCTTTGGGTCGAAACAGACCTTCTTTGCCACGAATGGCACCTCGACCTGTAACAAGATCGTGGTGCAGGCGCTGGTGCGCCCCGGTGACATCGTGCTGGTCGATCGTGATTGCCACAAATCGCACCACTATGGAATGGTGCTGGCCGGGGCGCAGGTCTGTTACCTCGACAGCTATCCGTTGAACGAATATTCTATGTATGGTGCAGTGCCGCTGCACGAGATCAAGAAGCTCCTGCTCGACCTCAAGGCTGCGGGCAAACTCGATCGCGTGCGGATGCTGCTGCTGACCAACTGCACCTTTGACGGCCTAGTTTACAACGTCGAACGGGTGATGGAGGAATGTCTGGCGATCAAGCCCGACTTGGTTTTCCTCTGGGACGAAGCGTGGTTCGCCTTTGCCAGGTTCAACCCGACATATCGCGGACGTACCGCGATGAATGCTGCCAACAATCTGCGCGCCAAGTTTCGCACCGATGCACACGCCCGCGCCTATGACAAACAGCAGGCCAAGCTAAAGGACGCAGATGACGAGGTGTTGCTGAAAACCCGGCTGATCCCGCCGCCCTCAGCGCGGGTGCGGGTCTATGGCACGCAATCCACCCACAAAACACTGACCTCGCTGCGGCAAGGGTCGATGATCCATGTCAACGATCAGGACTTTAAAGGTGAGGTCGAACAGAGCTTTCACGAAGCCTATATGACCCATACCTCGACCTCGCCCAACTACCAGATTATCGCTTCGCTGGATGTCGGCCGCCGTCAGGTCGAACTCGAAGGGTTCGAGTTTGTACAACGTCAGATCGAGGCGGCGATGTCGATGCGCCGCGCCATCACCACCCATCCATTACTGCAAAAGTATTTCAAAGTGCTGACAGCAGGCGACATGATCCCCGAGACGCATCGCGAAAGCGGAGTGCAAAGCTATTATGACGCTGAGCAGGGTTGGACTGATCTGTGGGATTGCTGGGAAATGGACGAATTTGTCCTCGACCCGACCCGTGTGACGCTGGCCGTCGGTGGCACCGGCTGGGACGGCGATACGTTCAAAACCCAGATCCTGATGGACAAATACGGCATCCAGATCAACAAAACCTCGCGCAACACCGTGTTGTTCATGACCAATATTGGCACGACGCGGTCGTCGGTGGCCTATCTGATCGAAGTACTGGTCGAGATCGCCAAAGGCCTTGACGATCTGCTTGATGATGCCTCTCTGATGGAGCGCAAGGGCTTTGACCGGCGGGTGCGCAACCTGATGGAGGACTTGCCGCCGCTGCCTGACTTCAGCCGCTTTCACGACGCCTTCCGCGCCGATAACGGCACCCCCGAAGGTGACATCCGCACGGCGTTCTTTCTGTCTTATGATGAAAGGAACTGCGATTATCTGGAACTTGACGGCAGCCTCAAGGATGCGATGGATTCGGGGCAAGAGGTGGTATCGGCCTCGTTCATCATCCCTTATCCGCCGGGCTTTCCGATCCTCGTGCCGGGCCAGGTCGTCAGTCAGGAAATCCTTAGCTTTATGCGGGCGCTCGACGTCAGCGAAATCCACGGCTATCGCGCCGATCTGGGCCTGCGGGTCTTTACCAAAGAGGCGCTGGACGTGCTTGTCGGCGCCAAACTTTCCACCGCTGCAGAATAA